A window of Candidatus Omnitrophota bacterium contains these coding sequences:
- a CDS encoding DNA-directed RNA polymerase subunit alpha, with product MGISWKNFEMPKRIECDESTYNDTYGKFIAEPFERGYGMTVGNSLRRVLLSGIEGAAITSLKIEGVLHEFGTIPGVMEDVSEIVLNVKRIILRSRTKNPKTLFVNVDKKGEVKAGDITVDETIEVLNPDLHIATLAKKIKFNMELEVGRGRGYVPSEKNKKEGQPIGVLAVDSIFTPVVKINFKVENTRIGQITDYDRLILEIWTNGSISPKDALLYASHILQNHLDPFVNYGKLPEEEESEGESPEEKELIEKLKIPVTELELSVRSSNCLKEAKIKTIGDLVRKTEMEMLKYRNFGKKSLSEINKILQDMGLLLGMKAPKKKVDEE from the coding sequence ATGGGTATTAGCTGGAAAAATTTTGAAATGCCGAAACGCATCGAGTGCGACGAGTCAACATACAATGATACGTACGGGAAATTTATTGCAGAGCCGTTTGAGCGCGGATACGGAATGACGGTCGGAAACTCGCTGCGCAGAGTGCTTCTTTCGGGCATAGAGGGCGCCGCTATAACGTCATTAAAAATAGAAGGCGTACTGCACGAATTCGGCACTATACCGGGCGTCATGGAAGACGTCTCCGAAATAGTTCTGAATGTGAAAAGGATAATCCTGCGCTCCCGCACCAAAAATCCGAAAACCCTTTTCGTAAACGTAGACAAAAAGGGCGAGGTTAAGGCAGGAGATATTACAGTGGACGAGACCATAGAAGTCTTGAACCCGGATCTCCATATAGCGACGCTTGCCAAGAAGATAAAATTCAACATGGAATTGGAGGTCGGCAGGGGCCGCGGCTATGTACCGTCGGAAAAAAACAAAAAAGAAGGGCAGCCGATAGGGGTATTGGCCGTTGATTCTATATTTACGCCTGTTGTAAAGATAAACTTTAAGGTTGAGAATACAAGAATAGGTCAGATCACCGATTACGACCGGCTTATTTTGGAGATTTGGACAAATGGCAGCATATCTCCCAAAGACGCGCTTTTATACGCTTCGCATATTCTGCAGAACCACCTGGATCCGTTTGTCAATTATGGCAAACTTCCGGAGGAAGAAGAGTCAGAAGGCGAATCTCCCGAAGAGAAAGAATTGATAGAGAAGCTGAAGATCCCCGTTACGGAACTTGAGCTTTCCGTCAGGAGTTCAAATTGCCTTAAGGAAGCCAAGATAAAGACCATTGGCGATTTGGTAAGAAAAACTGAGATGGAAATGCTGAAATACCGCAACTTCG
- the rpsD gene encoding 30S ribosomal protein S4, with amino-acid sequence MARQRKPLCKLCRREGTKLFLKGSRCNTDKCAVARRAYAPGQHGQKRSKLSDYGIQLREKQKAKKIYGVLERQFRHYFFIAERSKGVTGEVLLQLLERRLDNVIYRLPFAPSRQGARQLVRHGKICVNDKKVNIPSYLVTEGDVITVKSDEKLKKKIQDTVELTKDTRAVPAWLAADYASLKGEVKRLPIKADIGYAIQEQLIVELYSK; translated from the coding sequence CAACGCAAACCATTGTGTAAATTATGCAGGCGCGAAGGGACGAAATTATTCCTTAAAGGCTCGCGGTGCAATACCGATAAGTGTGCCGTAGCGCGGAGGGCATATGCTCCGGGCCAACACGGCCAGAAGAGGTCCAAGCTGTCAGATTATGGCATACAGTTAAGAGAAAAGCAGAAGGCTAAAAAGATTTACGGCGTACTAGAAAGACAGTTTAGGCACTACTTCTTTATAGCGGAGCGTTCCAAAGGCGTTACAGGTGAAGTCCTTCTTCAGCTTCTGGAGCGCCGGTTAGACAACGTTATTTATAGATTACCTTTCGCGCCAAGCCGACAGGGTGCACGGCAACTTGTTAGGCACGGGAAGATCTGTGTAAATGACAAAAAGGTTAACATTCCTTCATATCTGGTAACCGAGGGGGATGTTATTACGGTAAAATCCGACGAGAAACTCAAAAAGAAAATACAGGATACCGTCGAACTCACAAAGGATACGCGTGCAGTGCCAGCATGGCTCGCAGCCGATTATGCCAGTTTAAAAGGCGAAGTAAAAAGGCTTCCTATTAAAGCGGATATCGGTTATGCCATACAAGAGCAATTAATCGTAGAGCTTTACTCGAAATAA